The segment TCGCTTGCAGATAGTCGTCGATCAGATCGTCGCGCCCGGCAACCAGCGTGAAGTTGCAATAGCCGCAGCGCCGCAAACAAAACGGCACATGAACGTAAACGCTGCGCGGCGTTTGCGCTTCGGCCGGAGAGATCAGTTTGCGGGTTATAGCCACAGATGCAGTCGCCCGTCGAGCATGTCGTCGAGCTTCTCTTCCACATAGGTTTTGATCTGGCGATCGTTATACCGGACGCTGAAGTGCCCGGCGATGATCGCCTTGTTCTTGAACTGGTCGCGCCGCTGGACGATATCGTCCAGATGCGTATGTCCCATTTTATGAATCTTTTCGCGGCGGTGATCGGGCGCCAGGAAGGTCATCTCCAGGATCAACGTCTCCGCTTCATAAAAAGCAGGGCAAGCGTCGAGCGCTTCAGGGCGACTGTCTCCTAGGTAGGCGAGCTTCGGCACGCGGTATTCGTCGGTTACTTCGACGCCGGAGAGTCGGATGTCGCGGATCTTATCGCCCGGCAGATCCTGGTATTCCGGCTTCAGCTTCCGTCGCCGCTGCCAAATGATGTAGCCGACCGAGGTTACCGTATGTTTGGTGGCGACCGGCGTGACGATCAGCTCGCGCGACAGTTCGATTTCGTCGCCGGGATTGACGCCGATCAGCTCGCACGGCATCCGGCCCCGATCGAGTCGCTGGAACGAATTGAGCATCTGCTGCACGCCGCTGATCGCCGATTCGGGCAGATAAATCGTCGGCGGGTCCATCTTCATCATTCGCCGCCGTGAGACGTAAACCGGCAAAGCCGCGACATGATCCAAGTGGGTGTGCGTCACGAAGGCGGTCGGCGTTCCCATGAAGTCCCACGGCTGCAGGCCGAGATCAAGCAGCAGCTTCATCTCCGGCACGCGCCAATAGGTTTGCACCGCCGCCCTCGAGAATCCCTCGATGGTCAGGTCGCCGGTGGTCAGTTTGCGGAAGGGAGCGTTCTCGAACATGCGCCAGCGCCGGGCTGCGGAAAGATGGAAAACTCTTCAGTTTAACGCCTTACGGCGACGATCAACAGAACCCACCACCCGGCGAAAGGTTCGCTAGGGGTGGGTGAAATCGAGTTATTCCGCCGGAACGATCGCCTGCTTCCCCTTTTGGGCCTCGGCGATTTTCTCGGCGACGTGCCCTAGCTCCAGCTCACGCAGGAAGTCTTCCATGGTGGCGTAGATCTCGTCGCTGAGAAATTTGACCGCCCAGTTGTGCTTCAGCGGGCTGATCATCAGCACCACCTTGCCGGCGCGGTACGCTTCCCAAATCTCAATCGCGGTCCCCATCGACGCCTCGGGGATGTAGGCGATCACCACGTCGACTTCTCCGCACATCGCGTTGTGCCGCAAGAAGACGGAGCGCCCCATCTCTTCGGTGTAGTCAAGCGAACCGCTGTGGTCGGCCCAGGGATCGTAGATGTCGGCGCTGGGGAAGTGACGCGGCAAGATCTCTTTCAGCACAGAGCGGTAGTCCTGGCGATGGACCAGACTGCCGACGTGCGAACCTTGCATAATACCCGCGAGAAAAAATCGCATCGCGCTTCCCAGAATCGAAATCATCGACCAGCGACCAGGCCGCCCCGATCTCTCTCTTCTTAAAGTACAATACCGGGCGGAATCTTGTCGACCGCCGCATCCTTGAATCGGAACCCACCTTATGGCCTCTGTCGCCGCGAACCGCCCGAAAGCTTTGAAACTGGTGAAAGAATTGCTCGCCATCCCCGGCGGCAGCGGACGCGAAAAGAAGGTGGCCGAGTTCATCGAGGCCGAGCTGCTAGCCGCCGGCGCCGATAAAAGCTGGTTCCGCTACGACAAGGCGAACAAACTGGGCCCGATCGCCGACGCCGAAGTCGGCAACCTGGTGGTGACGATCCCCGGCACGATCGCCGGACCCCGCCGCTTGCTGATGGCCCACATGGATACGGTGCCCCTTTGCGTCGGCTGTACGCCGGTTCGCAAGGGGGACGTGATGGAATCGCGTGAGAAGGACCGCGGCCTCGGCGCCGACAATCGTGCTGGCGTCGGCGTGGTCTTGAACGCCGCGTGCGAAATCTTGCGCAAGAAGCTGCCGCATCCGCCCCTGACGCTCCTCTTTACGATCGAAGAAGAGATCGGTCTGCATGGGGCGAAGAACTTGCAGACGTCCCTTTTGAAGAAGCCGGCGCTCGCCTTTAACTGGGACGGGGGATCGCCGACCAAGTTGACGATCGGCGCGATCGGCGGCTATCGCTTCTTCATTGATATTCACGGCATTGCGAGTCACGCCGGCGTCGCGCCGGAGCGGGGCGTCAGCGCCATCGCGATCGCAGCGCTCGCGATCGCCAAGCTGCAAAAAGGGGGCTGGCTCGGCAAGATCACCAAGAAGAAAAACAGCGGCACGGCCAACGTCGGCGTCGTGACCGGCGGCGCGGCGACCAACGTCGTGTGCGACCTGGTGCAGATCAAAGCCGAAGCTCGCAGCCATGACCTGACGTTCCTGAAGGAAATCGTCACGCAGATCGAAACGGCGTTTCATGACGCGGTGAAGGAAGTGAAGAACGTCGACGGAGAAACCGGTTCGGTCGAGATCGTCGGACGTCTCGACTACGAACCGTTTTTGCTCTCCCAGGACGAACCTTCGGTGCAGGTCGCACAGCAGACGATCGCGGCGCTCGGCTACGAGTCGGAACTGGCAATCGCCAACGGCGGACTCGACGCCAATTGGCTCTTCCGCCATGGTATTCCAACCGTCTCGTTTGGCTGCGGCCAACGGAACCCGCACATGTCGACGGAACAACTCAATATCGAGTGGTTCCATCAGGCCTGCGATATCGGCCTGAACATTGCGGTCGGGGCCGTTTAACGCGGCCTACTTTTTCACGCTGACCTGATCGGCCGGCCACTTCAGCTGCTTGCCGACCGCCTGGGCGTAAGCGACCGCAGCGGCGCTTTCCGCGTCAACCTCGATGGCGGCGTTTTCGGCCGCCAGGGCGACCGCTTCGGGCATGTTCATGAAGCGACGGACGTTCAACAGGATCGGACCGTCGCGCTCGTCGGCCGGCAAGTGGGTCGCGTCAATCTTGGCGACGCTCGGCTCGAAGATCGTCGCATAGACGGCGACGCCGGCGTTGACTCCAGCGGCCGAGATCGTCAACTTCGGATCT is part of the Blastopirellula sediminis genome and harbors:
- a CDS encoding MBL fold metallo-hydrolase, with amino-acid sequence MFENAPFRKLTTGDLTIEGFSRAAVQTYWRVPEMKLLLDLGLQPWDFMGTPTAFVTHTHLDHVAALPVYVSRRRMMKMDPPTIYLPESAISGVQQMLNSFQRLDRGRMPCELIGVNPGDEIELSRELIVTPVATKHTVTSVGYIIWQRRRKLKPEYQDLPGDKIRDIRLSGVEVTDEYRVPKLAYLGDSRPEALDACPAFYEAETLILEMTFLAPDHRREKIHKMGHTHLDDIVQRRDQFKNKAIIAGHFSVRYNDRQIKTYVEEKLDDMLDGRLHLWL
- a CDS encoding M20/M25/M40 family metallo-hydrolase, translating into MASVAANRPKALKLVKELLAIPGGSGREKKVAEFIEAELLAAGADKSWFRYDKANKLGPIADAEVGNLVVTIPGTIAGPRRLLMAHMDTVPLCVGCTPVRKGDVMESREKDRGLGADNRAGVGVVLNAACEILRKKLPHPPLTLLFTIEEEIGLHGAKNLQTSLLKKPALAFNWDGGSPTKLTIGAIGGYRFFIDIHGIASHAGVAPERGVSAIAIAALAIAKLQKGGWLGKITKKKNSGTANVGVVTGGAATNVVCDLVQIKAEARSHDLTFLKEIVTQIETAFHDAVKEVKNVDGETGSVEIVGRLDYEPFLLSQDEPSVQVAQQTIAALGYESELAIANGGLDANWLFRHGIPTVSFGCGQRNPHMSTEQLNIEWFHQACDIGLNIAVGAV